A genomic segment from Campylobacter sp. MIT 12-8780 encodes:
- a CDS encoding 5'-methylthioadenosine/adenosylhomocysteine nucleosidase — protein sequence MKIAILGAMPEEISPLLEKLQNYEKIDYANNSYYLAQYKNHELILAYSKIGKVNSTLSASVMIEKFKAETLLFTGVAGAFNPELKIGDLLVANKLCQYDLDITAFGHPLGFVPGNEVFVKTDAKLNALAKEVAKELGIKLHEGIIATGDEFICDEVKKNKIREIFNADACEMEGASVALVCEALKVPCFILRAMSDEAGEKAEFDFDEFVVKSAQTSAEFVLKICDKL from the coding sequence ATGAAAATTGCTATTTTAGGGGCTATGCCAGAAGAGATTAGTCCGCTTTTAGAAAAACTTCAAAATTATGAAAAGATTGATTATGCAAACAATAGCTACTATCTTGCACAATACAAAAATCATGAGCTCATTTTAGCGTATTCAAAGATAGGCAAGGTTAATTCCACTCTTTCAGCAAGCGTGATGATAGAAAAATTTAAGGCTGAAACTTTGCTTTTTACAGGCGTTGCAGGAGCTTTTAATCCTGAGCTTAAAATAGGCGATTTGCTCGTTGCAAACAAGCTTTGTCAATACGATCTTGACATCACAGCTTTTGGACATCCTTTAGGCTTTGTGCCGGGTAATGAAGTCTTTGTAAAAACCGATGCAAAACTAAATGCCTTAGCCAAAGAAGTAGCAAAAGAGCTTGGTATAAAGCTTCATGAAGGCATTATCGCCACTGGAGATGAGTTTATCTGCGATGAAGTGAAAAAAAACAAGATTAGAGAGATTTTCAATGCTGATGCTTGCGAGATGGAAGGAGCAAGTGTTGCTTTAGTATGTGAAGCTTTAAAAGTGCCTTGCTTTATCTTAAGGGCGATGAGTGATGAGGCTGGAGAAAAGGCTGAGTTTGATTTTGATGAATTTGTGGTTAAATCAGCTCAAACTTCAGCTGAGTTTGTGCTTAAAATCTGCGATAAATTATGA
- a CDS encoding tRNA 2-thiocytidine biosynthesis TtcA family protein: MINLSKRLIRQVGQANAKFKLIEEGDKVLLGLSGGKDSLALAHLLARMQKHAPFKFEFETATLSYGMGEDYSHLHAHCLEHDIKHSIIESNIYEISGESIRKNSSFCSYFSRMRRGALYTYALERGFNKLALAHHLDDAAESFFMSFMYNGALRTLSPIYKAQRGISVIRPLIFVRERQLRDNATMNDLQVIGNEFCPGLKLSEKNVKYPHAREEAKVLLAKLEQENPKLFVSLKKAFENVHYQSFWQAKE, from the coding sequence ATGATCAATCTTAGCAAAAGACTCATTCGCCAAGTCGGACAAGCTAATGCTAAATTTAAGCTCATCGAGGAAGGCGATAAGGTTTTACTTGGACTTAGTGGAGGCAAGGATTCTTTAGCTCTAGCTCATCTTTTAGCTCGTATGCAAAAACACGCTCCTTTTAAGTTTGAGTTTGAAACAGCGACTTTGAGCTATGGTATGGGCGAGGATTATTCACATTTACACGCTCATTGTTTAGAACATGACATCAAACACAGCATTATTGAAAGCAATATTTATGAAATTTCAGGCGAGAGCATACGCAAAAACTCAAGCTTTTGTAGTTATTTTTCACGTATGCGTAGGGGCGCACTTTACACTTATGCTTTAGAAAGAGGCTTTAATAAGCTTGCTCTTGCGCATCATCTTGATGATGCGGCTGAAAGTTTTTTTATGAGCTTTATGTATAATGGGGCTTTAAGGACACTTAGTCCTATTTACAAGGCTCAAAGAGGTATTAGTGTGATCCGTCCTTTGATTTTTGTGCGTGAAAGACAACTTCGTGATAATGCCACAATGAATGATTTGCAAGTTATAGGCAATGAGTTTTGTCCGGGCTTAAAACTTAGTGAAAAAAATGTCAAATACCCGCATGCTAGAGAAGAAGCAAAAGTCCTTTTAGCAAAACTTGAACAAGAAAATCCTAAGCTTTTTGTAAGTCTTAAAAAAGCCTTTGAAAATGTGCATTATCAAAGCTTTTGGCAGGCTAAGGAGTAA
- a CDS encoding cysteine hydrolase family protein, translating to MKKAFVLVDYQNDFIDGALGFEKAAKLKDEIKRLLENFDGDILITLDTHDENYLNTKEGINLPIKHCLKGTQGHNVPSFCEPFKQRSKKIFEKHTFGSLELAQFLKEGQYEQIEFGGLVSHICVFHNIILAFNAGLNTKLVLHKNATASFDEDLQNAAFKLLEAFWVELV from the coding sequence ATGAAAAAAGCCTTTGTTTTAGTGGATTATCAAAATGACTTTATCGATGGGGCTTTAGGCTTTGAAAAAGCAGCTAAGCTAAAAGATGAGATCAAGCGTTTGCTTGAAAATTTTGATGGAGATATACTCATCACGCTTGATACGCACGATGAAAATTATCTTAACACAAAAGAAGGTATAAATTTACCTATAAAACACTGCTTAAAAGGCACTCAAGGACATAATGTGCCAAGTTTTTGTGAGCCTTTTAAACAAAGATCAAAAAAAATCTTTGAAAAGCATACTTTTGGCTCCTTAGAACTTGCGCAGTTTTTAAAAGAAGGGCAATACGAACAAATCGAATTTGGCGGACTTGTCTCACATATTTGCGTCTTTCACAATATCATCTTAGCTTTTAATGCTGGATTAAATACTAAGTTAGTCTTACACAAAAATGCTACAGCAAGTTTTGATGAGGATTTGCAAAATGCAGCATTTAAACTCCTTGAAGCTTTTTGGGTAGAGCTTGTATGA